The sequence CGATGTGAGGCCGCAGCCGAGGCCTCACGATGGCGCGCTGGCATTGGATCACGTGAGGATAACTGGGAGCCGCAATGAGTACACAGAAGGACCCGCGGTTGCCCGAAGGACCTCACGGAAGAGTGACCCGGTTCCGTCACAATTTCCCGCCATTCAACAGGACACCCGGGAAGAGAGGCCCGGTGATGTTCAGGACCTGCACGCAAACGTGATGCGGCCCCCCGGCGCGGAGGACACTCAGACCCTCGGCGTCACGGCACTCGCTGACCAGATCGTCAGTGCCCAGCCCGCGCAAACGGCGCCAATTTCAAACGGAAAAGCGCCGAAACCGTTGGCGGCCGCCGCCCACCGCAAGTGCGAGCGCTGCGGCCGGTGCCGCTGCGCCGAATGCAGACGGCCTCGGGCGCTGCCCTCCTGCTGGGTGTGCGGCAGGCGTTGCGTGTGCTCGCTGGAGCACGCGGTGGAGTGTTGCACGTGCGTGTGCTGCGTCAAGGGGCTGTTCTACCACTGCTCCAGCGACGACGAGGACACGTGCGCCGACAAGCCCTTCTCTTGCACGCAGGCGCACTGCTGCGCCCGCTGGACCGCCGTGACCCTCCTGGCCGTCATCTTCCCGTGCCTGCTGTGCTACCTTCCAGCGAGAGGATGCGTCGCCGCGTGCCAGAGGTGCTATGACCGAGCGACGCGGCCCGGCTGCCGGTGCACGAACTCGACCCGCTGCCAGCCCGTGAGCAAGCCGGTTTAGAACGCGCGTGCGAGAGTCGTTACGTTTACATGCAAAAGTTAATCGGGTTACTCACCATAATTGGGTTTCGACATGCACTGGGTTCATTTGAGCTTTGCACTTCTTGCAATAATTGAGGGAAATTTGACCTtggggtgaaatttcaggatgaaaaaAACTGCACTCTAACCTTCACAGGTGAACTTCATTTGTCCTTTTCTAAACTCATCTCATCTTGTACATGGCGTAATTTATGATCGttagattttttgttgttgttgttgaacaaAACAGGTCTCTCTTGACTCTTGTGGTCATGGTGTCGCTCAAAGGTAGAGAAAAATACAATACtttaattttgcacattttataacGGTCCTCGTGGAAATTGTTATAAGACAAATGAGTCAAAGTGTTCACATGAAGTGGCAGCATGTGTCAAGAACAATGAAATATGACCTACAAAAGTTAACTTATTACACTAagtaaaaatatattacaaatttGTTTGTGAAGTTATGTTGCAGTTGTAGCAGACTATGCAAGGTCATAAGAACAGAACAATAATTGATATAaagtaaataatacataaagttTGATTAAATAGGAATAATACTGTGCTTGATGTGGATGGTCTTCACATTCACATTTACTTTTTGTACTGAGTAACGAGAGGCACCATTGAAGATTGTTTAccagtgccttttttttttttttttttttttgaaggggggTCAtggataaacaaaaaatatggatgtatactttttttttttctttaatagtgccaaaaaaacaacaacaaaaggtgaTGTTTCACAGATGTTCTGGCACTTTTCaccctaaaaacagttgggtcaaaaataacccgtCCCATATTGGGTCAAACAAGAACCAATCTAaccttttggttttttttgttgttgtttttttttaacccaaaaggTTTGGTcaattgaataacccacaaaacaccctaattattattattcttattaattttttattctttttattttattattttatttcatttatttttttgcacaaaacaacccatttaaaaatgttttgcaggttattcatttgacccaacctttTAGGTTACATGAACAACTTAAAAAGATTGGTCAGTCACTCTTTAACGCAATTTGCCTTGTTTTGGACCCAAATATTTTTAGCTTGTCTGGCTGTGATCCTCTCTAAAAacggcttaaaaaaaatttatccaacttttttttttttttttttggggggggggggggggggggtctacaTTCCTGTTTCCCTTACaccaaaatacttttttaagaATATTGACTACTTTAATAAGATGTTGAACAAATGAATT is a genomic window of Festucalex cinctus isolate MCC-2025b chromosome 2, RoL_Fcin_1.0, whole genome shotgun sequence containing:
- the spry2 gene encoding protein sprouty homolog 2 isoform X1, which gives rise to MYIYDFKCVPCQLEWRFNPTMDPRNPISSDGGGGHRGRSSPDDVRPQPRPHDGALALDHVRITGSRNEYTEGPAVARRTSRKSDPVPSQFPAIQQDTREERPGDVQDLHANVMRPPGAEDTQTLGVTALADQIVSAQPAQTAPISNGKAPKPLAAAAHRKCERCGRCRCAECRRPRALPSCWVCGRRCVCSLEHAVECCTCVCCVKGLFYHCSSDDEDTCADKPFSCTQAHCCARWTAVTLLAVIFPCLLCYLPARGCVAACQRCYDRATRPGCRCTNSTRCQPVSKPV
- the spry2 gene encoding protein sprouty homolog 2 isoform X2, producing MDPRNPISSDGGGGHRGRSSPDDVRPQPRPHDGALALDHVRITGSRNEYTEGPAVARRTSRKSDPVPSQFPAIQQDTREERPGDVQDLHANVMRPPGAEDTQTLGVTALADQIVSAQPAQTAPISNGKAPKPLAAAAHRKCERCGRCRCAECRRPRALPSCWVCGRRCVCSLEHAVECCTCVCCVKGLFYHCSSDDEDTCADKPFSCTQAHCCARWTAVTLLAVIFPCLLCYLPARGCVAACQRCYDRATRPGCRCTNSTRCQPVSKPV